Proteins from one Gilliamella sp. ESL0443 genomic window:
- a CDS encoding YbaN family protein, translating to MLKKSIFVVLGGVSFALGTIGIFIPLLPTVPFYLLTAYLWLNSSERLYNYFTQTTYYQTYIQKLLIEKKATRSSLFKMLAMVFVVLLIPFIIFNSLHVRIILATVFFAHVIFVYYYFNKK from the coding sequence ATGCTAAAAAAATCGATATTTGTTGTTCTAGGTGGAGTTTCTTTTGCTTTAGGAACTATTGGTATTTTTATTCCTTTGTTACCTACAGTACCTTTTTATTTACTTACTGCATATCTATGGTTAAATAGTTCAGAGCGCCTCTATAACTATTTTACACAAACTACTTACTATCAAACTTATATCCAAAAATTGCTAATTGAAAAGAAGGCAACCAGGTCAAGTTTATTTAAGATGTTGGCAATGGTGTTTGTTGTGTTACTTATTCCTTTTATTATTTTTAATTCTTTACATGTTAGAATAATCTTAGCCACTGTGTTTTTTGCTCATGTCATTTTTGTCTACTATTATTTTAATAAAAAATGA
- a CDS encoding co-chaperone YbbN: MSNQFIFDVNEQNIQEIVEKSTNTPVLFYFWSPRSPNHQEMTNTLTKLATEHQGQFILASVNCDEQQMLAAQFGLRAIPTVYMFQNGQPVDGFQGPQSEDQIKAFLAKILPNEDELKLVEAQKLFNEGLYDQALPLLKQAWTTLTDHLGKPRSDIALMLAKAQIEQKQLNDAKEVLATIPLQDQDSAFHGLQAEIELLEQAANSPELQQLQAELAKQPDNIELMIQLSSQLMQVGRHEEALELLFKPLTKDLNAGDGQVKKTLLDLLAALGTNNALASSYRRKLYTLLY, encoded by the coding sequence ATGTCAAATCAATTTATTTTTGATGTTAACGAACAGAATATTCAAGAAATTGTCGAAAAATCGACAAATACTCCCGTGTTATTCTACTTTTGGTCACCAAGAAGTCCAAATCATCAAGAGATGACAAACACGCTAACAAAATTAGCGACAGAGCATCAAGGACAATTTATTTTAGCCAGCGTAAATTGTGATGAGCAACAAATGCTTGCAGCACAATTTGGTTTAAGAGCGATTCCAACAGTTTATATGTTCCAAAATGGGCAGCCAGTTGATGGTTTTCAAGGTCCACAAAGTGAAGATCAAATTAAAGCATTTTTAGCCAAAATCTTACCTAATGAAGATGAATTAAAACTTGTTGAAGCTCAAAAATTATTTAATGAAGGGTTATATGACCAAGCTTTACCTTTATTAAAACAAGCATGGACGACGCTAACCGATCACTTAGGCAAACCAAGATCAGATATCGCATTAATGTTAGCTAAAGCGCAAATTGAACAAAAGCAACTTAACGATGCTAAAGAAGTTTTAGCAACAATTCCGCTACAAGACCAAGATTCGGCTTTTCATGGATTACAAGCTGAGATTGAGTTACTTGAACAAGCGGCAAATTCACCAGAATTACAGCAGTTGCAAGCTGAATTGGCCAAACAACCTGACAATATTGAATTAATGATCCAACTTTCATCACAATTGATGCAAGTTGGGCGACACGAAGAGGCTTTAGAGCTACTATTCAAACCGTTAACAAAAGATCTAAATGCGGGAGATGGTCAAGTTAAGAAAACATTACTTGATCTGTTAGCTGCATTGGGTACTAATAACGCTTTAGCTAGTAGTTATCGTCGTAAGCTTTATACGCTATTATATTAA
- the rlmC gene encoding 23S rRNA (uracil(747)-C(5))-methyltransferase RlmC has translation MMQCSYYQEKKCLSCHKINQPYHSQLTEKQSHLLEKLADFNPKQVNDPYASPESGFRNKAKMAVLGTVEKPILGIQNGNDAIDLCDCPLYSSNMQNILKLVRTYIRKQGLVPYNINKRKGELKFVIITESIIDNNSHFMLRFVLKSHKFVEKIKNSYHNLQINNLEVVTINIQPNHAAILEGEEELILSDNPFLAFQFNQIPLYIKSKSFFQTNSYIAEKLYQTASDWVANLNVNSIWDLFCGVGGFGLHCIGHSNNEKIQLTGIEISSDAIECATKSAEKLGYDKLDFKSLDATKYVNNEQGIPDLVLLNPPRRGAGKSLIQYLDNIKPKYILYSSCNLASMVEDLQLLSDYQMTKAQLFDMFPHTSHMEVLVLLEKYK, from the coding sequence ATGATGCAATGTAGCTATTATCAAGAAAAAAAATGTTTGTCTTGTCATAAAATTAATCAACCATATCATTCTCAATTAACTGAGAAACAAAGTCATTTGTTGGAGAAATTAGCTGATTTTAATCCTAAACAAGTTAACGATCCGTATGCGAGTCCTGAATCAGGGTTTCGTAATAAAGCTAAAATGGCTGTGCTGGGTACGGTTGAAAAACCAATTTTAGGCATCCAAAATGGTAATGATGCGATTGATTTGTGCGATTGCCCACTTTATAGCTCGAACATGCAAAATATTCTAAAATTGGTTCGTACTTATATTCGTAAGCAAGGATTAGTTCCCTATAATATCAACAAGCGAAAAGGGGAGTTAAAATTCGTTATCATTACAGAAAGCATTATTGATAATAACAGCCATTTTATGCTGCGATTTGTATTGAAATCACATAAATTTGTAGAAAAAATTAAAAATAGTTACCACAACTTGCAAATAAATAACTTAGAAGTTGTTACTATCAACATCCAACCTAACCATGCAGCGATATTAGAGGGGGAAGAAGAACTGATTTTATCCGATAACCCTTTTTTAGCGTTCCAATTCAATCAGATACCTTTATATATTAAATCTAAAAGTTTCTTTCAAACAAATAGTTACATTGCAGAAAAACTTTATCAAACGGCTAGTGATTGGGTGGCAAATTTAAATGTTAACTCAATATGGGATCTATTTTGTGGAGTAGGTGGTTTTGGTTTGCATTGTATTGGTCATTCTAATAATGAAAAGATCCAATTGACTGGCATTGAAATTAGTTCTGATGCCATTGAGTGCGCAACAAAATCCGCTGAAAAACTTGGTTATGATAAACTCGATTTTAAATCGTTAGATGCCACTAAATATGTAAACAATGAACAAGGTATCCCTGATTTAGTCTTACTTAATCCTCCAAGACGCGGGGCTGGTAAATCACTCATTCAATACTTAGATAATATAAAACCGAAATATATATTATATTCAAGTTGTAACTTAGCATCTATGGTAGAAGATTTGCAGCTTTTAAGCGATTATCAAATGACTAAAGCCCAATTGTTCGACATGTTTCCGCACACTTCACACATGGAAGTTTTGGTTTTGTTAGAAAAATACAAATAG
- the gshA gene encoding glutamate--cysteine ligase gives MIPDVSKALNWLEKHYTILQGIQRGVERETLRILPDGSLAKTPFPNKIGSALTHPWITTDFAESMLEFITPVNTNIDYMLTFLRDLHRYASVSIGDEMMWPLSMPCFVANEDDIILAQYGSSNEGRFKTVYREGLKNRYGAMMQTISGVHYNFSLPMAFWQARFGVKNAEEGKAVISEGYFTLIRNYYRFGWVIPYLFGASPSMCSSFIQDKQKAKAFIEQTNGNCFLPYATSLRLSDIGYTNNAQKQLGITFNHLDTYVEGLKRATHVKSDEFSKLGIKVNGHYRQLNDNVLQIENEFYAPIRPKRVPRAGELPSDALLRGGIEYIEVRALDVNPFSPIGITEEQIRFIDLFLIWCALAPAPEMSSAELECTKLNWNRVIMEGRKPGLEIGIGCDSYREPLSKVGHELFKDLLRVADVLDHQDDKQHYRKVCERLDLMFDQPELTLSARTLEAISDLGTAKFGLVLATQYKNQLSSEPLQLLTDSDFVQQRTMSIEKQQKKEQNDTLSFDDYLKEKMNG, from the coding sequence ATGATTCCTGATGTTTCTAAAGCACTCAATTGGTTGGAAAAACACTATACAATTTTACAAGGCATTCAACGGGGTGTTGAACGTGAAACGCTCAGAATTTTACCAGACGGCTCTTTAGCAAAAACACCTTTTCCTAATAAAATTGGTTCAGCATTAACTCATCCTTGGATAACAACCGATTTTGCTGAGTCGATGCTTGAATTTATCACGCCGGTTAATACGAATATTGATTATATGCTCACGTTTTTGCGTGATTTACATCGTTATGCTAGTGTCAGTATCGGCGATGAGATGATGTGGCCATTAAGTATGCCTTGTTTTGTGGCAAATGAAGACGATATTATTTTGGCGCAATATGGCTCCTCAAATGAAGGGCGTTTTAAAACGGTTTATCGAGAAGGATTGAAGAATCGTTATGGCGCAATGATGCAAACCATATCCGGCGTGCATTATAACTTCTCTTTGCCTATGGCATTTTGGCAGGCCCGGTTTGGGGTGAAAAACGCCGAAGAAGGAAAAGCGGTTATTTCTGAAGGTTATTTTACTTTAATACGTAATTATTATCGATTTGGTTGGGTGATTCCTTACCTGTTTGGCGCATCACCTTCTATGTGCTCTTCATTTATTCAAGATAAGCAAAAAGCTAAAGCATTTATAGAACAAACCAATGGTAACTGCTTTTTGCCTTATGCAACTTCATTAAGATTAAGCGATATTGGTTACACCAACAATGCCCAGAAACAATTGGGTATTACCTTTAATCATCTAGATACTTATGTTGAAGGATTAAAACGTGCCACCCATGTCAAATCAGATGAGTTCAGTAAATTAGGCATTAAAGTTAATGGTCATTATCGACAACTAAATGATAATGTTTTACAAATTGAAAATGAATTTTATGCACCAATTCGTCCTAAACGAGTTCCTAGGGCAGGGGAGTTACCTTCAGATGCCTTATTACGTGGTGGAATAGAGTATATTGAAGTACGTGCGCTTGATGTTAATCCATTTTCACCAATAGGTATTACTGAGGAACAGATCCGCTTTATTGATCTATTTTTGATATGGTGTGCGTTAGCGCCAGCGCCTGAAATGAGTAGTGCCGAACTTGAGTGTACAAAATTAAATTGGAATCGGGTTATTATGGAAGGGCGTAAACCTGGTCTTGAAATTGGTATCGGCTGTGATAGTTATCGTGAGCCATTATCGAAAGTCGGCCACGAATTATTTAAAGATTTGCTCCGTGTTGCTGATGTATTGGATCATCAAGATGATAAACAACATTATCGTAAAGTTTGCGAACGGCTTGATCTGATGTTTGATCAGCCTGAATTAACACTTTCAGCAAGAACGCTTGAGGCTATCAGTGATTTAGGTACTGCTAAATTTGGCTTAGTTTTAGCAACTCAATATAAAAATCAGCTTAGTTCAGAACCTTTGCAATTATTGACTGATAGTGATTTTGTTCAGCAAAGAACTATGTCAATTGAAAAGCAACAAAAGAAAGAACAGAATGATACTTTGTCATTTGATGATTATTTAAAAGAAAAAATGAACGGTTAA
- a CDS encoding endonuclease/exonuclease/phosphatase family protein encodes MFKHRDYTLRYQGNSSVELILPNHKIVNDEPLIDQSSFSVLVWNIFKQKRADCIKILEQYASQSKLMLLQEAQTTPQLLNFISANNKVADHVPAYCFNDIFAGVMTITDSAPTKILSFREKEPFIRVPKSALITVYPIKNSTKQLLVANIHAINFSIGVKIYRQQMYMLLNYIKQHDGPVILAGDFNAWSRQRLNLLYHLTRSINLKPVNFAIDIRKTFLGRPLDFIFYRGLKLDAAKIISTAASDHNPLLVNFKMNSN; translated from the coding sequence ATGTTTAAGCATCGAGACTATACACTACGATATCAAGGAAATAGTAGTGTTGAACTGATATTACCAAACCATAAGATAGTCAATGATGAACCACTAATTGATCAATCATCATTCTCGGTTTTGGTTTGGAATATTTTTAAACAAAAACGGGCTGATTGTATTAAAATTCTTGAACAATATGCGAGCCAATCAAAGTTAATGCTATTACAAGAAGCCCAAACAACACCACAATTATTGAATTTTATATCTGCGAATAACAAAGTTGCAGATCATGTACCAGCTTACTGCTTTAATGATATTTTTGCTGGAGTTATGACTATAACTGATTCAGCACCGACTAAAATATTATCGTTTAGAGAAAAAGAGCCATTTATTCGAGTACCTAAATCAGCTCTAATTACTGTTTATCCAATTAAAAATTCTACTAAACAGCTGTTAGTTGCCAATATTCATGCCATCAATTTTAGTATTGGCGTAAAGATATATCGTCAACAGATGTATATGTTATTAAATTATATTAAGCAGCATGATGGACCTGTTATATTGGCAGGTGATTTTAATGCATGGAGTCGACAACGACTGAATTTACTCTATCATTTGACTCGATCAATAAATCTTAAACCGGTTAATTTTGCTATTGATATTCGGAAAACGTTTTTAGGCAGGCCATTGGATTTTATTTTTTATCGAGGTTTGAAGCTTGATGCGGCTAAGATAATTAGTACAGCCGCATCGGATCATAATCCATTATTAGTCAATTTTAAAATGAATTCGAATTGA
- a CDS encoding 5'-methylthioadenosine/adenosylhomocysteine nucleosidase, which yields MKIAIIAAMEEEVAILKSQITDYQLEHHLGCDFHIGKIANCDIVLLQSGIGKVAAASGTTLLLNNYQVDAVINTGSAGGLSTKLSIGDIIVSKDVFYHDVDLTAFGYKPGQMSGCPVSFPADENYRSLAEACIKKQGVNAVAGSIGSGDAFINGKSNLERIKQTYPDAIAVEMEAAAIGHVCWLFKVPFVVVRAISDNGDNESAIDFQSFLKLAAAQSSKIVESMLSELA from the coding sequence ATGAAAATTGCTATTATCGCAGCAATGGAAGAAGAAGTTGCAATACTAAAAAGTCAAATTACTGATTATCAATTAGAACATCATTTAGGATGTGATTTTCACATTGGCAAAATTGCTAATTGCGACATCGTATTATTACAATCAGGTATCGGTAAAGTAGCTGCGGCATCCGGAACTACCCTGCTTTTAAATAATTACCAAGTTGATGCGGTAATTAACACTGGCTCAGCTGGTGGGCTTTCAACTAAGCTCAGTATCGGTGATATTATTGTATCAAAAGATGTTTTTTATCATGATGTGGATCTAACTGCTTTTGGATATAAGCCGGGCCAAATGTCTGGTTGCCCTGTTTCGTTTCCTGCTGATGAAAACTATCGATCATTAGCCGAAGCTTGTATCAAAAAACAGGGTGTCAATGCCGTGGCTGGTTCAATCGGTAGTGGAGACGCTTTTATTAATGGAAAAAGTAATCTAGAACGAATTAAGCAAACTTATCCTGACGCAATTGCCGTTGAAATGGAAGCTGCTGCGATCGGCCATGTTTGTTGGTTATTTAAAGTTCCTTTTGTAGTGGTTAGAGCGATTTCAGACAATGGGGATAATGAATCAGCAATTGATTTTCAATCCTTTTTAAAGTTAGCCGCAGCTCAATCATCTAAAATTGTTGAATCGATGCTAAGTGAACTTGCTTAA
- the map gene encoding type I methionyl aminopeptidase, which translates to MSIKLKTPAEIEKMRIAGKLAAEVLEMIEPYVKPGITTGELDKICYEHIVNVQKAIPANIGYHGFKHTSCISINDVVCHGIPSFDKKLKDGDILNIDVTVIKDGYHGDTSKMYIAGKPTVAGEKLCQVTQESLYEAIKIIKPGIRLREIGKAIQKYVDKFGFSSVREYCGHGIGEVYHDEPQVLHYDADDGGVILKPGMTFTIEPMVNTGDWRTRTMKDGWTVKTKDHGLSAQYEHTILVTDNGVEVLTLRSNENFPRIIEH; encoded by the coding sequence ATGTCTATTAAGTTAAAAACTCCCGCCGAAATTGAAAAAATGCGTATTGCAGGCAAATTAGCTGCTGAAGTTTTAGAGATGATCGAGCCGTATGTTAAACCAGGAATTACTACTGGTGAACTCGATAAAATTTGTTATGAACATATTGTAAATGTACAAAAAGCTATTCCTGCCAATATTGGTTATCATGGATTTAAACATACAAGTTGTATATCCATTAACGACGTGGTGTGTCATGGTATTCCAAGTTTTGATAAAAAATTAAAAGATGGTGATATTCTTAATATAGATGTAACTGTGATCAAAGATGGTTATCATGGGGATACTTCAAAAATGTACATTGCAGGTAAACCCACTGTTGCTGGCGAAAAACTTTGCCAAGTTACACAAGAGAGCTTATACGAAGCGATTAAAATCATAAAACCAGGAATTCGATTGAGAGAAATCGGTAAAGCTATTCAAAAATATGTTGATAAATTTGGATTTTCTTCAGTTCGTGAATATTGTGGTCATGGTATTGGTGAGGTATATCATGATGAGCCTCAAGTATTACATTATGATGCTGATGATGGTGGCGTAATTTTAAAACCAGGTATGACTTTTACGATTGAACCGATGGTGAATACTGGCGATTGGCGTACACGTACAATGAAAGATGGTTGGACCGTTAAAACTAAAGACCATGGACTTTCAGCTCAATATGAGCACACTATTTTAGTAACCGATAACGGGGTTGAGGTTTTAACCCTTCGTAGTAACGAAAACTTTCCTCGTATTATCGAACATTAA
- the gloB gene encoding hydroxyacylglutathione hydrolase has protein sequence MYRLHVIPALKDNYIWLLENNDKQIVIIDPGEAAPVISYLKKHYLSPLAILLTHHHIDHTGGVTELKAFYPDIEVYGPSEINLQINYLDNIDKISIADFQFDIISVPGHTLGHLAYYCRPYLFCGDTLMSAGCGRIFEGDYKQMLSSLNNLKRLPDDTFICAGHEYTKANLNFAQMMVPHDKVIHEYYNYICKKKITLPSILTKEKQINLFLRCKEKSLQNKFNCNNELELFAFFRSQKDIF, from the coding sequence ATGTATCGATTACATGTTATCCCGGCCCTAAAAGATAATTATATTTGGTTGTTGGAAAACAACGATAAACAAATTGTTATTATCGACCCAGGTGAAGCTGCCCCTGTAATTAGTTATCTAAAAAAACACTACTTGTCACCCCTTGCAATTTTACTAACTCACCACCATATCGATCACACTGGCGGGGTAACAGAGCTAAAAGCATTTTATCCCGATATTGAAGTTTATGGGCCTAGTGAAATTAATTTGCAGATTAACTATCTAGATAATATAGATAAAATATCAATTGCTGATTTTCAATTTGATATTATTTCAGTACCGGGACACACATTAGGACATTTAGCTTATTATTGCCGACCATATCTATTTTGTGGTGATACCTTAATGTCTGCTGGTTGTGGTCGAATTTTTGAGGGTGATTATAAGCAAATGCTAAGCTCGCTTAATAATTTAAAGCGACTACCTGATGATACGTTTATTTGTGCAGGACACGAATATACTAAAGCTAATTTGAACTTTGCACAAATGATGGTTCCACATGATAAAGTTATTCATGAATATTATAATTATATTTGCAAAAAGAAAATTACTTTGCCTTCTATTTTAACCAAAGAAAAACAGATTAACTTATTTTTACGGTGTAAAGAAAAATCTTTACAAAACAAATTCAATTGTAACAATGAGTTAGAACTGTTTGCTTTTTTTAGGAGCCAAAAGGACATTTTTTAG
- a CDS encoding SDR family oxidoreductase, protein MRTIFITGCSSGIGLISAIALKKRGYRVIASCRKVEDQKKLVEQGFETVLLDLDDPDSVTQAAQEVLTLSEGKLYALFNNAGFGVYGRLNTISRAQLESQFSTNFFGVHQLTQLLLPAMLEQNEGRIIQTSSIVGIVATPGRGAYSASKYALEAWSDVLRLELAKTNIKVCLIEPGPLKTYFSNNVNQTEKENIVKNPPIARRFTLAPEAVLPYLYHALEHDKPKIRYRVTKVTKLAAIAKRLLPDRLMDKILENK, encoded by the coding sequence TTGCGTACAATTTTTATAACAGGTTGCTCAAGCGGTATTGGCTTGATTTCAGCAATAGCATTAAAAAAGCGAGGTTATCGTGTTATTGCTTCTTGCCGTAAAGTTGAAGACCAAAAAAAATTAGTTGAGCAAGGTTTTGAAACCGTTCTTTTAGATTTGGATGATCCAGACTCTGTTACTCAAGCTGCACAGGAAGTTTTAACTTTAAGTGAAGGTAAATTATATGCTTTATTTAATAATGCCGGATTTGGGGTATATGGTCGATTAAACACCATCAGTCGAGCGCAGTTAGAGTCACAGTTTTCAACAAATTTTTTTGGTGTACATCAATTAACTCAATTATTGTTACCGGCAATGCTAGAGCAAAATGAAGGAAGAATTATTCAAACAAGCTCTATTGTTGGAATTGTTGCAACCCCAGGGAGAGGAGCTTATTCAGCCAGTAAATACGCCTTAGAAGCATGGTCTGATGTATTAAGGTTAGAATTAGCTAAAACGAATATAAAGGTTTGTTTAATCGAACCTGGTCCATTAAAAACCTATTTTTCAAATAATGTGAATCAAACCGAAAAAGAGAATATTGTAAAAAATCCACCAATTGCTAGACGTTTTACCTTAGCTCCCGAAGCTGTTTTACCCTATCTTTATCATGCATTGGAGCACGATAAGCCAAAAATACGTTACAGGGTAACTAAAGTAACGAAGTTAGCAGCGATAGCTAAACGTTTGCTTCCCGACAGATTAATGGATAAAATTTTAGAAAATAAGTAA
- a CDS encoding transglycosylase SLT domain-containing protein, which yields MKKLLIFTVLCAFLVGCQNQGSRYTSGSKPYNSKSIVNSSVKSGGVNYASVTQNPWHYMLTQINVNVPNNSRVVAERERLLRNPQGFENIALRSEPYVYYIINQLRKNKLPVELALIPLIESAYDPLATSPAQAAGLWQFVPITAKEYGLKRSSSFDGRRDLIASTSSAISLLQNLNNRFNGDWLLTLAAYNAGEGRIQRAIDKNKAKGLPIDYWSLDLPQETMHYVPKILAIIDIVKNNKRYGIKLPDCNYQNSLVRIDMSKNISLSKIAQYTGLSLNDLMTYNAGYVQQTVNGPFHLLVPYSHANKLFKKLKNENLVTSQVTELLEDVPHNNMPFEIKSTTIQYSTVNAKDAKSILSNGKKQITYQVKAGDNLYSIARNYRVKITDLLQWNKLKNGRVKEGDVLTINLVNSNSF from the coding sequence ATGAAAAAATTATTAATATTTACAGTGTTATGTGCTTTTTTAGTCGGGTGTCAAAACCAAGGGTCGCGATACACTTCTGGCTCAAAACCATACAATTCTAAATCAATAGTTAATTCTAGCGTTAAAAGTGGTGGTGTTAATTACGCTTCAGTCACGCAAAATCCTTGGCATTACATGCTAACTCAAATTAACGTAAATGTTCCGAACAACAGCCGAGTTGTCGCGGAAAGAGAACGTTTACTGCGTAATCCACAGGGATTTGAAAATATTGCATTACGATCTGAACCTTATGTATATTACATCATTAATCAGTTACGAAAAAATAAGCTACCGGTTGAACTTGCTTTAATTCCATTAATTGAGAGTGCTTATGACCCTTTAGCTACCTCGCCTGCTCAAGCGGCTGGTTTATGGCAATTTGTGCCAATTACAGCTAAAGAATATGGTTTAAAACGTAGCAGTAGTTTTGATGGACGTCGTGATCTAATTGCTTCAACCAGCTCAGCTATATCTCTTTTACAAAATCTTAATAACCGTTTTAATGGCGACTGGTTATTAACATTAGCAGCATATAATGCAGGTGAAGGTCGAATTCAACGAGCGATTGATAAAAATAAAGCTAAAGGATTACCTATTGACTATTGGTCTTTAGATTTACCACAAGAAACAATGCATTATGTGCCAAAAATATTAGCTATTATCGACATTGTTAAAAACAATAAACGTTATGGAATTAAACTACCGGATTGTAATTATCAAAACTCTTTAGTTAGAATTGATATGTCTAAAAACATTTCATTGTCTAAAATAGCGCAATATACTGGATTATCACTAAATGATTTAATGACATACAATGCCGGTTATGTGCAACAAACTGTAAATGGCCCTTTTCATCTATTAGTTCCTTATTCTCATGCAAATAAACTATTCAAAAAGTTGAAAAATGAGAATTTAGTTACTAGTCAAGTAACTGAGCTTTTAGAAGATGTGCCACATAACAATATGCCGTTTGAAATTAAATCAACGACAATTCAATACAGTACAGTAAATGCTAAAGATGCTAAATCTATTTTAAGTAATGGCAAAAAACAGATTACTTACCAAGTTAAAGCTGGTGATAATCTTTATTCCATTGCGAGGAATTACCGAGTGAAAATCACCGATCTTTTACAATGGAATAAATTAAAAAATGGACGAGTAAAAGAAGGTGATGTATTAACAATTAATTTAGTCAATTCGAATTCATTTTAA
- the dnaQ gene encoding DNA polymerase III subunit epsilon, whose translation MITHSTRQIVLDTETTGMNQDGNNHYEGHKIIEIGAVEVLNRRLTGNHFHVYINPERLIDEEAFRVHGISDEFVKDKPIFKNIAHDFIKFIDGAELVIHNASFDVGFMDYEFRLCGLNFKTAEHCIVTDTLAMARRLFPGKRNNLDALCERYQIDNSHRTLHGALLDAEILAEVYLAMTGGQTTLAFSAEDNPLSMSNNTVKKIERNGTPLKIIKANESELSAHESILEKIDKKSGGALWKAH comes from the coding sequence GTGATAACACATTCAACACGTCAAATTGTATTAGATACTGAAACAACAGGTATGAACCAAGACGGTAATAATCACTATGAAGGGCATAAGATTATTGAAATTGGTGCTGTTGAGGTATTAAATCGGCGACTAACTGGCAATCATTTCCATGTTTATATCAATCCAGAACGTTTAATTGATGAAGAAGCCTTTAGAGTTCACGGTATAAGTGATGAATTTGTTAAAGATAAACCAATATTTAAAAATATAGCACATGATTTTATAAAATTTATTGATGGTGCTGAATTAGTCATTCATAACGCATCGTTCGATGTCGGATTTATGGATTATGAATTTCGTCTTTGTGGTTTAAATTTTAAAACAGCTGAACATTGTATTGTTACTGATACATTAGCTATGGCTCGGCGGCTTTTCCCTGGTAAGCGAAATAATCTAGATGCACTATGTGAGCGTTATCAGATTGATAATTCACATCGTACACTGCATGGCGCTTTACTTGATGCTGAGATTCTAGCTGAAGTTTATTTAGCAATGACAGGGGGGCAAACGACGTTAGCATTCAGCGCTGAAGATAATCCATTATCAATGTCAAATAATACCGTCAAGAAAATTGAACGTAATGGAACTCCTTTAAAGATAATTAAAGCAAATGAATCTGAACTCTCTGCTCACGAGTCAATTTTAGAAAAGATTGATAAAAAAAGTGGCGGGGCATTATGGAAAGCACATTAA
- the rnhA gene encoding ribonuclease HI — MLKKIQIFTDGSCLGNPGPGGYAAILKYKQTEKVLAQGYFKTTNNRMELLAAIVALELLKEPCQIQLYSDSQYLRNGIMNWIHGWKKNGWKTSNKQPVKNVDLWQRLDEIAKSHTIEWIWVKGHAGHIENERCDIIAKNQAESPTLHDTIFEASLKD; from the coding sequence ATGTTAAAAAAAATTCAAATTTTCACAGATGGTTCTTGTTTGGGTAACCCTGGTCCCGGTGGATATGCCGCAATTTTAAAATATAAACAAACAGAAAAAGTATTAGCTCAAGGTTATTTTAAAACTACCAATAATCGAATGGAATTATTAGCTGCAATTGTTGCTTTAGAGCTTCTTAAAGAACCGTGTCAAATTCAACTGTATTCTGACAGCCAATATCTACGTAATGGCATTATGAATTGGATTCATGGCTGGAAAAAAAATGGCTGGAAAACATCAAATAAACAACCTGTTAAAAATGTTGATTTGTGGCAACGTTTAGATGAAATAGCTAAATCACATACTATTGAATGGATTTGGGTTAAAGGTCATGCTGGTCATATCGAAAATGAGCGTTGTGATATTATTGCTAAAAATCAAGCCGAATCCCCAACTTTACACGATACTATTTTTGAAGCATCGTTAAAGGACTGA